The Streptomyces sp. NBC_00454 DNA segment GCAACTGAGGACAAGCCCTCGGCCTATTAGTACCAGTCAGCTCCACCCGTTACCGGGCTTCCACATCTGGCCTATCAACCCAGTCGTCTACTGGGAGCCTTACCCTCTCAAGGAGGTGGGAATACTCATCTTGAAGCAGGCTTCCCGCTTAGATGCTTTCAGCGGTTATCCCTCCCGAACGTAGCCAACCAGCCATGCCCTTGGCAGGACAACTGGCACACCAGAGGTTCGTCCGTCCCGGTCCTCTCGTACTAGGGACAGCCCTTCTCAATATTCCTACGCGCACAGCGGATAGGGACCGAACTGTCTCACGACGTTCTAAACCCAGCTCGCGTACCGCTTTAATGGGCGAACAGCCCAACCCTTGGGACCGACTCCAGCCCCAGGATGCGACGAGCCGACATCGAGGTGCCAAACCATCCCGTCGATATGGACTCTTGGGGAAGATCAGCCTGTTATCCCCGGGGTACCTTTTATCCGTTGAGCGACGGCGCTTCCACAAGCCACCGCCGGATCACTAGTCCCGACTTTCGTCCCTGCTCGACCCGTCGGTCTCACAGTCAAGCTCCCTTGTGCACTTACACTCAACACCTGATTGCCAACCAGGCTGAGGGAACCTTTGGGCGCCTCCGTTACTTTTTGGGAGGCAACCGCCCCAGTTAAACTACCCATCAGACACTGTCCCTGATCCGGATCACGGACCGAGGTTAGACATCCAGCACGACCAGAGTGGTATTTCAACGGCGACTCCACCATGACTGGCGTCACAGCTTCAAAGTCTCCCACCTATCCTACACAAGCCGAACCGAACACCAATATCAAACTATAGTAAAGGTCCCGGGGTCTTTCCGTCCTGCTGCGCGAAACGAGCATCTTTACTCGTAGTGCAATTTCACCGGGCCTATGGTTGAGACAGTCGAGAAGTCGTTACGCCATTCGTGCAGGTCGGAACTTACCCGACAAGGAATTTCGCTACCTTAGGATGGTTATAGTTACCACCGCCGTTTACTGGCGCTTAAGTTCTCAGCTTCGCCACACCGAAATGTGACTAACCGGTCCCCTTAACGTTCCAGCACCGGGCAGGCGTCAGTCCGTATACATCGCCTTACGGCTTCGCACGGACCTGTGTTTTTAGTAAACAGTCGCTTCTCGCTGGTCTCTGCGGCCACCCCCAGCTCACGGAGTAAATCCGATCACCAGTGATGGCCCCCCTTCTCCCGAAGTTACGGGGGCATTTTGCCGAGTTCCTTAACCATAGTTCACCCGAACGCCTCGGTATTCTCTACCTGACCACCTGAGTCGGTTTAGGGTACGGGCCGCCATGAAACTCGCTAGAGGCTTTTCTCGACAGCATAGGATCATCCACTTCACCACAATCGGCTCGGCATCAGGTCTCAGCCTTATATGAGGGACGGATTTGCCTACCCCTCGGCCTACACCCTTACCCCGGGACTACCACCGCCCGGGCTGGACTACCTTCCTGCGTCACCCCATCGCTTACCTACTACAAGTCTGGTTCGTCGGCTCCACCACTTTCCTTTCCCCGAAGGGTCCGGAACGGCTTCACGGACTTAGCATCGCCTGATTCGATATTGGGCGTTTCAAAGCGGGTACCGGAATATCAACCGGTTGTCCATCGACTACGCCTGTCGGCCTCGCCTTAGGTCCCGACTTACCCTGGGCAGATCAGCTTGACCCAGGAACCCTTAGTCAATCGGCGCACACGTTTCTCACGTGTGTATCGCTACTCATGCCTGCATTCTCACTCGTGAACCGTCCACAACTAGCTTCCGCTGCTGCTTCACCCGGCACACGACGCTCCCCTACCCATCACAGCGGGCGTTGGCCCTATTGCTGCAATGACACGACTTCGGCGGTACGCTTGAGCCCCGCTACATTGTCGGCGCGGAATCACTTGACCAGTGAGCTATTACGCACTCTTTCAAGGGTGGCTGCTTCTAAGCCAACCTCCTGGTTGTCTCTGCGACTCCACATCCTTTCCCACTTAGCGTACGCTTAGGGGCCTTAGTCGATGCTCTGGGCTGTTTCCCTCTCGACCATGGAGCTTATCCCCCACAGTCTCACTGCCACGCTCTCACTTACCGGCATTCGGAGTTTGGCTAAGGTCAGTAACCCGGTAGGGCCCATCGCCTATCCAGTGCTCTACCTCCGGCAAGAAACACGTGACGCTGCACCTAAATGCATTTCGGGGAGAACCAGCTATCACGGAGTTTGATTGGCCTTTCACCCCTAACCACAGGTCATCCCCCAGGTTTTCAACCCTGGTGGGTTCGGTCCTCCACGAAGTCTTACCTCCGCTTCAACCTGCCCATGGCTAGATCACTCCGCTTCGGGTCTAGAGCGTGCAACTCAATCGCCCTATTCGGACTCGCTTTCGCTACGGCTTCCCCACACGGGTTAACCTCGCTACACACCGCTAACTCGCAGGCTCATTCTTCAAAAGGCACGCAGTCACGACCGTTATTCCGAAGAATAACGGCGACGCTCCCACGGCTTGTAGGCACACGGTTTCAGGTACTATTTCACTCCGCTCCCGCGGTACTTTTCACCATTCCCTCACGGTACTATCCGCTATCGGTCACCAGGGAATATTTAGGCTTAGCGGGTGGTCCCGCCAGATTCACACGGGATTTCTCGGGCCCCGTGCTACTTGGGAGATTCTTAAGCAAGCCGCTGATGTTTCGTCTACGGGGGTCTTACCCTCTACGCCGGACCTTTCGCATGTCCTTCGACTACATCAACGGTTTCTGACTCGCCGACCGGCCGGCAGACCGATCAAAAGAATTCCCACAACCCCGCATGCGCAACCCCTGCCGGGTATCACACGCATACGGTTTGGCCTGATCCGGTTTCGCTCGCCACTACTCCCGGAATCACGGTTGTTTTCTCTTCCTGCGGGTACTGAGATGTTTCACTTCCCCGCGTTCCCTCCACACTGCCTATGTGTTCAGCAGTGGGTGACAGCCCATGACGACTGCCGGGTTTCCCCATTCGGACACCCCCGGATCAAAGCTCAGTTGGCAGCTCCCCGGGGCCTATCGCGGCCTCTCACGTCCTTCATCGGTTCCTGGTGCCAAGGCATCCACCGTGCGCCCTTAAAAACTTGGCCTACAGATGCTCGCGTCCACTGTGTAGTTCTCAAGCAACGACCAGCCACCCATCACCCCACCAGACAAGCAGGCGAGTTCACTGGGGCCGGCATCGCAGAAGGCATGACCTTACGGCCGTACCCTCAGATACCCAACAACGTGCCAAGCACGATCCCCGCCACACTCACTGTTTTCCACGCCGAAGCAGTACTCACAGAAGGTTTTGGAAACCGTGCCAACTAATCAACGTTCCACCCTGAGCTGACCGTGCAGAACGTTTGTCTGCAATCGGTACTGTGCTCCTTAGAAAGGAGGTGATCCAGCCGCACCTTCCGGTACGGCTACCTTGTTACGACTTCGTCCCAATCGCCAGTCCCACCTTCGACAGCTCCCTCCCTTACGGGTTGGGCCACCGGCTTCGGGTGTTACCGACTTTCGTGACGTGACGGGCGGTGTGTACAAGGCCCGGGAACGTATTCACCGCAGCAATGCTGATCTGCGATTACTAGCAACTCCGACTTCATGGGGTCGAGTTGCAGACCCCAATCCGAACTGAGACCGGCTTTTTGAGATTCGCTCCACCTCACGGTATCGCAGCTCATTGTACCGGCCATTGTAGCACGTGTGCAGCCCAAGACATAAGGGGCATGATGACTTGACGTCGTCCCCACCTTCCTCCGAGTTGACCCCGGCGGTCTCCTGTGAGTCCCCATCACCCCGAAGGGCATGCTGGCAACACAGGACAAGGGTTGCGCTCGTTGCGGGACTTAACCCAACATCTCACGACACGAGCTGACGACAGCCATGCACCACCTGTATACCGACCACAAGGGGGGCACTATCTCTAATGCTTTCCGGTATATGTCAAGCCTTGGTAAGGTTCTTCGCGTTGCGTCGAATTAAGCCACATGCTCCGCTGCTTGTGCGGGCCCCCGTCAATTCCTTTGAGTTTTAGCCTTGCGGCCGTACTCCCCAGGCGGGGAACTTAATGCGTTAGCTGCGGCACCGACGACGTGGAATGTCGCCAACACCTAGTTCCCAACGTTTACGGCGTGGACTACCAGGGTATCTAATCCTGTTCGCTCCCCACGCTTTCGCTCCTCAGCGTCAGTAATGGCCCAGAGATCCGCCTTCGCCACCGGTGTTCCTCCTGATATCTGCGCATTTCACCGCTACACCAGGAATTCCGATCTCCCCTACCACACTCTAGCTAGCCCGTATCGAATGCAGACCCGAGGTTAAGCCTCGGGCTTTCACATCCGACGTGACAAGCCGCCTACGAGCTCTTTACGCCCAATAATTCCGGACAACGCTTGCGCCCTACGTATTACCGCGGCTGCTGGCACGTAGTTAGCCGGCGCTTCTTCTGCAGGTACCGTCACTTTCGCTTCTTCCCTGCTGAAAGAGGTTTACAACCCGAAGGCCGTCATCCCTCACGCGGCGTCGCTGCATCAGGCTTTCGCCCATTGTGCAATATTCCCCACTGCTGCCTCCCGTAGGAGTCTGGGCCGTGTCTCAGTCCCAGTGTGGCCGGTCGCCCTCTCAGGCCGGCTACCCGTCGTCGCCTTGGTGGGCCATTACCCCACCAACAAGCTGATAGGCCGCGGGCTCATCCTTCACCGCCGGAGCTTTTAACCCCCGCCCATGCAGGCAGGAGTGTTATCCGGTATTAGACCCCGTTTCCAGGGCTTGTCCCAGAGTGAAGGGCAGATTGCCCACGTGTTACTCACCCGTTCGCCACTAATCCACCCCGAAGGGCTTCATCGTTCGACTTGCATGTGTTAAGCACGCCGCCAGCGTTCGTCCTGAGCCAGGATCAAACTCTCCATGAATGTTTACCCGTAATCGGGTGCACACGCACTTAGAGCGGGACAGTCATGTCGGAATAAGACCGACCGTCCACTGCGTCCTCGCTGTGTAATTGCCTGCAAGCATCACGGCAGAACCGCGACCTCACAGGTCTTTTTTCAAAGGAACCTCATCCACCGAGGTGGACGGGGTATCAACTTTTTGGCGTTGATTTTTGGCACGCTGTTGAGTTCTCAAGGAACGGACGCTTCCTTTGTACTCACCCTCTCGGGCTTTCCTCCGGGCGCTTCCTTCGTTTCCAACTCTACCAGATCATTTCCGTTGCCGTTTCCGACTTGGATTTGAATTCGGTGGCCGTTGGAGGGCCTGTGCCTTTCGGCGCTCCACCACATTAGCGCTTATCCCGTGTGGCTCATAATCGGCCACTCGCGATCGAATTCGGGCATGCCGAATAAGACCCCGTCAGGGGTAAGTCGTAGGTGTGGTTTGGTCGCTCTGGGGGTCTGCTGATAGCAGTGCCCCGTTCAAGCGGCTCGGGCTACGTTAGGCGTCCGCCCGGGCCGAGTCAAGTTGAGCGGCGGCGTGGCGCGTGGGCGCGGTACGGGCTCACCGTCGGGTCCTGGGTGATCCAGTAGCGGTAGGGGTGCGCCGCGCCGGCCCCGCCCACTCCGGTGCGCGGGCCGTTGCTGACCAGGTCGGGCGAGGTCGGGGTCCCCGTAAGGAGGGAGAGGGGGGAATCGGGGCCTCCGCAGAGGTCCGCGCCGTCCAGGGAGCGGTCCACGTCCAGGGCCGTGGCCAGGCGGGCCGGGCCTTTGGCCAGTTCCCGGTCGGTTCTGGCTGAAACCCGGCGTTTGCGGGCGAGCTCGGCGCCCACCGTGATCTCCCCCGCCCGGAGCAGGACCCCGCTCGCGTGGTCGGGCGGTCCGCACACCAGGTTGAGGCTGAACCACATGCCATAGATGAAGTAGACGTACGCGTGTCCGGGTGGACCGAACATCGACGCGTTGCGCGCCGTGCGGCCGCGGTAGGCGTGGGAGCCGGGGTCCGACTGCCCCTCGTACGCCTCCACCTCCGTGATGCGCAGTTCGATGGGGCCGTCCGGAGTACGGCGGACCAGGGTGCGGCCGAGGAGGTCCGGGGCGACGGTGAGGACCGGGCGGTCGAAGAAGGACCGGGCCAGGGGCGTACGGTCGGGGCGCGCGCTCATCCGGTCGAGCGTAGTGGAAGAGGCACACCTGCAACCGGGGCCTAAGGTTCCGCGTTTGTAGGGGTAATCGTCAGAGCCTTCAAGGGGAGTCAGAGCATGGGGTTCAAGAAGCTGTTCGCGAGCCTGGGAGCCGGCGGCGCTTCGGTCGACACGGTCATCACCGAGCCGAACGTGGTGCCGGGCGGAATCGTCCAGGGCGAGGTGCGGATCCAGGGCGGATCCGTGGAGCAGCAGATCGAGGGGCTGTCCGTCGGGCTCCAGGCGCGGGTGGAGGTGGAGGGCGGTGACCAGGAGTACAAGCAGGACATCGTCTTCACCAAGCAGCGCCTCGGCGGTGCCTTCCAGGTGCAGGCGGGCGCGGTGCACGTGGTGCCGTTCGGACTGGAGATCCCGTGGGAGACGCCGATCACCCACTTCGGGGGCCGTCACCTGCACGGGATGAACATCGGGGTCAGCACCGAGCTGGAGATCGCGCGCGCGGTGGACGCCGGTGACCTCGACCCGATCAGCGTGCACCCGGTGCCGGCGCAGCAGGCGATCCTCGACGCCTTCGTCCAGCTGGGCTTCTCCTTCCGCAGTGCGGACATGGAGCGCGGGCACATCCGGGGGACGCGCCAGACGCTGCCCTTCTACCAGGAGATCGAGTTCCTGCCGCCGTCGCAGTACCGGGGGCTGAACCAGGTCGAGCTGACCTTCGTCTCCGACGGCCGCGAGATGGACGTCGTCCTGGAGATGGACAAGAAGCCGGGCCTGTTCAGCGAGGGCAGCGACACCTACCGCTGCTTCCAGGTGGGGCTGCACTCCTACCAGGGGACCGACTGGGCGGCGTACCTGAACCAGTGGATCGCGTCCGTGGGTTCTCAGCGCAACTGGTTCTAGGAGCGTTCTAGGCTCGGGGTGGTACGCGTATCCGATTGTGGAGGTTCAGCAGTGGCCGAACAGAGCAGGGCACCCCTTCCGCACGCATTCCACCCCGAGGTGCACGCCTTCTCCGTGGTGAGTGCGGACGTCGAGCCCGGGGCCGATCTGGCGGATGCCCAGGTCCTCTCGGGTGGGAACGTCTCTCCGCAGCTGCGGTGGGAGGGGTTCCCGGAGGGGACCAAGAGCTTCGCCGTGACCTGCTTCGACCCGGACGCTCCGACGGGCAGCGGGTTCTGGCACTGGGTCCTCTTCGACCTGCCGGTCTCGGTGACC contains these protein-coding regions:
- a CDS encoding sporulation protein, whose amino-acid sequence is MGFKKLFASLGAGGASVDTVITEPNVVPGGIVQGEVRIQGGSVEQQIEGLSVGLQARVEVEGGDQEYKQDIVFTKQRLGGAFQVQAGAVHVVPFGLEIPWETPITHFGGRHLHGMNIGVSTELEIARAVDAGDLDPISVHPVPAQQAILDAFVQLGFSFRSADMERGHIRGTRQTLPFYQEIEFLPPSQYRGLNQVELTFVSDGREMDVVLEMDKKPGLFSEGSDTYRCFQVGLHSYQGTDWAAYLNQWIASVGSQRNWF
- a CDS encoding DNA-3-methyladenine glycosylase, coding for MSARPDRTPLARSFFDRPVLTVAPDLLGRTLVRRTPDGPIELRITEVEAYEGQSDPGSHAYRGRTARNASMFGPPGHAYVYFIYGMWFSLNLVCGPPDHASGVLLRAGEITVGAELARKRRVSARTDRELAKGPARLATALDVDRSLDGADLCGGPDSPLSLLTGTPTSPDLVSNGPRTGVGGAGAAHPYRYWITQDPTVSPYRAHAPRRRST